From the genome of Ralstonia pickettii, one region includes:
- the panD gene encoding aspartate 1-decarboxylase, which produces MQRNMLRAKLHRATVTQADLDYEGSCGIDEDLLDAADMREYEKIELYNVNNGERFSTYIIKGKRGSGEISLNGAAARRAHVGDLLIICTYAPMNEEEVASYKPKVVLLGEGNKIKAIKET; this is translated from the coding sequence ATGCAACGCAACATGCTTCGCGCCAAGCTGCACCGCGCGACGGTCACCCAGGCTGATCTGGACTACGAAGGTTCATGCGGTATTGACGAGGACCTCCTCGACGCCGCTGACATGCGGGAATACGAAAAGATCGAGCTGTACAACGTCAACAATGGCGAGCGTTTCTCCACCTACATCATCAAGGGCAAGCGCGGCTCGGGCGAAATCTCGCTCAACGGCGCCGCAGCGCGCCGCGCGCACGTGGGTGATCTGCTGATCATCTGCACTTACGCGCCGATGAACGAAGAAGAAGTCGCCAGCTACAAGCCCAAGGTCGTGCTGCTGGGCGAGGGCAACAAGATCAAGGCCATCAAGGAAACCTGA
- a CDS encoding NAD(P) transhydrogenase subunit alpha, giving the protein MELVNHTVINLIIFVLAIYVGYHVVWTVTPALHTPLMAVTNAISAIIIVGAMLAAGLTQTGLGRTMGVVAVALAAVNVFGGFLVTQRMLEMFKKKEPKAKGGQSEGAKQ; this is encoded by the coding sequence ATGGAGCTGGTCAATCACACGGTGATCAATCTGATCATCTTCGTGCTGGCGATCTACGTCGGCTACCACGTGGTCTGGACGGTCACGCCGGCGCTGCATACGCCGCTGATGGCCGTGACGAATGCCATCTCGGCCATCATCATCGTCGGCGCCATGCTGGCGGCGGGCCTCACGCAAACGGGCCTGGGCCGCACGATGGGCGTGGTGGCGGTGGCATTGGCGGCAGTGAACGTGTTTGGCGGCTTCCTGGTCACCCAGCGCATGCTGGAGATGTTCAAGAAGAAAGAGCCGAAGGCCAAGGGCGGTCAGAGCGAGGGAGCCAAGCAATGA
- a CDS encoding NAD(P)(+) transhydrogenase (Re/Si-specific) subunit beta: MSMNLVTLLYLLASVCFIQALKGLSHPTTARRGNAFGMTGMAIAAVTTIALIYKLKAEMFAGTESGTSTGFILIFAGLVVGGGIGACVARTVEMTKMPELVAAMHSLIGLAAVCIATAAVAEPSAFGITMAGDNVLPLGNRVELFIGTFVGAITFSGSVIAFGKLSGKYKFRLFQGAPVQFAGQHMLNLLLAVAMLGFGILFFLSQSWLPFIIMTAIAFVLGVLIIIPIGGADMPVVVSMLNSYSGWAAAGIGFSLNNPMLIIAGSLVGSSGAILSYIMCKAMNRSFFNVILGGFGSEASAGAAAGGGGQQRPVKSGSPDDAAFLMGNAETVIIVPGYGLAVARAQHALKELTEKLSDKGVTVKYAIHPVAGRMPGHMNVLLAEAEVPYDQVFEMEDINGEFGQADVVLVLGANDVVNPAAKNDPKSPIAGMPILEAYKAKTIIVNKRSMNAGYAGLDNELFYMDKTMMVFGDAKKVVEDMVKSVE, encoded by the coding sequence ATGAGCATGAACCTCGTTACCCTGCTGTATCTGCTGGCGTCGGTCTGCTTCATCCAGGCGCTCAAGGGGCTTTCTCACCCGACCACGGCGCGGCGCGGCAACGCATTCGGCATGACCGGCATGGCCATCGCCGCCGTCACGACCATTGCGCTCATCTACAAGCTCAAGGCCGAGATGTTTGCCGGCACCGAGAGCGGTACCTCCACGGGTTTCATCCTGATCTTCGCGGGCCTGGTGGTGGGCGGGGGCATCGGCGCCTGCGTGGCGCGCACGGTCGAGATGACCAAGATGCCCGAGCTGGTGGCCGCCATGCACTCGCTGATCGGCTTGGCGGCGGTGTGCATCGCCACGGCGGCCGTGGCCGAGCCGTCGGCCTTCGGCATCACGATGGCCGGTGACAACGTGCTGCCGCTGGGCAACCGCGTGGAGTTGTTCATCGGCACGTTCGTGGGCGCCATCACCTTCTCGGGTTCGGTCATCGCCTTCGGCAAGCTGTCGGGCAAATACAAGTTCCGCCTGTTCCAGGGCGCGCCGGTGCAGTTTGCGGGCCAGCACATGCTGAACCTGCTGCTGGCGGTGGCCATGCTCGGCTTCGGCATCCTGTTCTTCCTGAGCCAGAGCTGGCTGCCGTTCATCATCATGACGGCCATCGCCTTTGTGCTGGGCGTGCTGATCATCATCCCGATCGGCGGCGCCGATATGCCGGTCGTGGTGTCGATGCTGAACTCGTACTCGGGCTGGGCGGCGGCCGGCATCGGCTTTTCGCTCAACAACCCGATGCTGATCATCGCCGGTTCGCTGGTGGGTTCATCCGGTGCAATTCTGTCTTACATCATGTGCAAGGCGATGAACCGGTCGTTCTTCAACGTGATCCTGGGCGGCTTCGGCTCGGAGGCTTCGGCCGGCGCAGCAGCCGGCGGTGGCGGGCAGCAACGCCCGGTCAAATCGGGCTCACCGGATGACGCCGCCTTCCTCATGGGCAACGCCGAGACGGTCATCATTGTTCCCGGCTACGGCCTGGCCGTGGCGCGCGCGCAGCACGCCCTGAAGGAGCTGACCGAAAAGCTGTCGGACAAGGGCGTGACGGTCAAATACGCAATCCACCCGGTCGCAGGCCGCATGCCGGGCCACATGAACGTGCTGCTGGCCGAGGCCGAAGTGCCGTACGACCAGGTCTTCGAGATGGAAGATATCAACGGTGAGTTCGGTCAGGCCGACGTGGTGCTGGTGCTGGGCGCCAATGACGTGGTCAACCCCGCAGCCAAGAACGATCCGAAGTCGCCCATTGCCGGCATGCCAATTTTGGAAGCCTACAAGGCGAAAACCATCATCGTGAACAAGCGCTCGATGAACGCCGGCTACGCCGGGCTCGACAACGAGCTGTTCTACATGGACAAGACCATGATGGTGTTCGGCGACGCCAAGAAGGTCGTCGAGGACATGGTGAAATCCGTCGAGTAA